One Pseudomonas muyukensis DNA segment encodes these proteins:
- a CDS encoding alpha/beta fold hydrolase, whose product MRAFLLFFLLLVSVPASFAEGRCDVHVPMQRAELGELSLVYQSVGAPRDPALLLVMGLGGQLIHWPDDVVEALCRQGFRVIRYDNRDVGLSRWNQLPASANLTVELLRYKLGLPVSAPYTLTDMADDGVRLMDTLQIRQFHVLGVSMGGMIAQRIAAMAPQRVRSLTLVMSSSGAAGLPAPNPALVQLLARRSAPSREVAIEQQADLLAALGSPQVSDDRAVLRQQAAQAYDRAFNPDGVKRQIMAILAEPSRVELLNQLRVPTLVVHGTADPLLPVMHGVHLAAHIQGSQLRLIPGLAHRFQEPFKAPLLGAVLPYLQAHRQEGTHIAGL is encoded by the coding sequence ATGCGGGCGTTTTTACTTTTCTTCCTTCTACTGGTCAGCGTGCCGGCGAGCTTCGCCGAGGGCCGCTGTGACGTTCATGTGCCGATGCAACGGGCCGAACTGGGCGAGCTGAGCCTGGTCTACCAGAGCGTCGGTGCGCCACGCGACCCGGCGCTGCTGCTGGTGATGGGCTTGGGCGGGCAATTGATCCACTGGCCGGACGACGTGGTCGAGGCCCTGTGCCGCCAAGGCTTTCGAGTGATCCGCTACGACAACCGCGATGTCGGCCTGTCGCGCTGGAACCAGCTACCGGCCTCGGCCAACCTGACCGTCGAACTGCTGCGCTACAAGCTGGGGTTGCCGGTGTCGGCGCCTTATACCCTCACCGACATGGCCGATGACGGCGTGCGCCTGATGGATACGCTGCAGATCCGCCAGTTTCATGTGCTGGGGGTCAGCATGGGCGGCATGATCGCCCAGCGCATCGCCGCCATGGCGCCGCAACGGGTGCGCAGCCTGACCCTGGTGATGTCCAGCTCGGGGGCTGCCGGCCTGCCGGCACCGAATCCAGCGCTGGTGCAGTTGCTGGCGCGGCGCAGTGCGCCGAGCCGCGAGGTGGCGATCGAGCAGCAGGCCGACCTGCTGGCGGCGCTGGGCAGCCCACAGGTCAGTGACGATCGCGCCGTGTTGCGCCAGCAGGCGGCGCAGGCTTATGACCGGGCGTTCAACCCTGACGGGGTGAAGCGGCAGATCATGGCGATCCTGGCTGAGCCGAGCCGAGTCGAGTTGCTCAACCAACTGCGGGTGCCGACGCTGGTGGTGCACGGCACGGCCGACCCGTTGCTGCCGGTGATGCATGGCGTGCACCTGGCGGCGCACATCCAGGGTAGCCAGTTGCGACTGATTCCAGGGCTGGCTCACCGCTTCCAGGAGCCGTTCAAGGCGCCGTTGCTGGGGGCGGTACTGCCCTACCTGCAAGCGCACCGGCAGGAGGGCACCCATATCGCCGGGCTTTGA
- a CDS encoding amino acid ABC transporter ATP-binding protein, whose product MISIKNVNKWYGDFQVLTDCSTEVKKGEVVVVCGPSGSGKSTLIKCVNALEPFQKGDIVVDGTSIADPKTNLPKLRSRVGMVFQHFELFPHLSITENLTIAQRKVLGRSEAEATKKGLALLDRVGLGAHAKKHPGQLSGGQQQRVAIARALSMDPIVMLFDEPTSALDPEMVNEVLDVMVELAHEGMTMMCVTHEMGFARKVANRVIFMDKGNIIEDCQKEDFFGNPEGRHERTQHFLSKILQH is encoded by the coding sequence ATGATTTCCATCAAGAACGTCAACAAGTGGTACGGGGACTTCCAGGTACTGACCGACTGCAGCACCGAGGTCAAGAAGGGTGAAGTGGTGGTGGTCTGCGGCCCGTCCGGCTCGGGCAAGTCGACCCTGATCAAGTGCGTCAACGCCCTGGAGCCGTTCCAGAAAGGCGACATCGTGGTCGATGGCACCTCCATCGCCGACCCGAAGACCAACCTGCCCAAGCTGCGCTCGCGGGTCGGCATGGTGTTCCAGCACTTCGAGCTGTTCCCGCACCTGAGCATCACCGAGAACCTGACCATCGCCCAGCGCAAGGTGCTCGGCCGCAGCGAGGCGGAAGCCACCAAGAAGGGCCTGGCCCTGCTCGATCGCGTGGGCCTCGGCGCCCACGCCAAGAAGCACCCCGGCCAGCTGTCGGGCGGCCAGCAGCAGCGCGTGGCGATCGCCCGCGCATTGTCGATGGACCCGATCGTCATGCTGTTCGACGAACCGACCTCGGCGCTGGACCCGGAAATGGTCAACGAAGTACTGGACGTGATGGTCGAGCTGGCCCACGAAGGCATGACCATGATGTGCGTGACCCACGAGATGGGTTTTGCGCGCAAGGTCGCCAACCGGGTGATCTTCATGGACAAGGGCAACATCATCGAGGACTGCCAGAAGGAAGACTTCTTCGGCAACCCCGAAGGCCGCCACGAGCGCACCCAGCACTTCCTCAGCAAGATCCTGCAACACTAA
- a CDS encoding sigma-54-dependent transcriptional regulator: MNQAPLTVLIVEDDPHVLLGCQQALALEDIACEGVGSAEQALERIGDDFAGIVVSDIRLPGIDGLELLNRLKARDRSLPVVLITGHGDIDMAVGAMRNGAYDFMEKPFSPERLVDVVRRALEQRGLSREVFALRRQLAEQSSLEGRIIGRSPAMEQLRELIANVADTSANVLIEGETGTGKELVARCLHEFSRRQGQPFVALNCGGLPENLFESEIFGHEANAFTGAGKRRIGKIEHANGGTLFLDEVESMPVNLQIKLLRVLQERTLERLGSNQSIAVDCRVIAATKADLASLGQSGQFRSDLYYRLNVVTLELPPLRERREDILQLFEHFLQQSALRFDREAPTLDSQTLSQLMAHDWPGNVRELRNVAERHALGLPAFKKGSGASQGLGFAEAVEAFERNLLSDALQRTGGNLSQASQELGMAKTTLFDKVKKYGLG, encoded by the coding sequence ATGAACCAAGCGCCTCTTACCGTTCTGATCGTCGAAGACGACCCGCATGTGCTGCTCGGCTGCCAGCAGGCGCTGGCCCTGGAAGACATCGCCTGCGAAGGCGTCGGCAGCGCCGAGCAGGCCCTCGAGCGCATCGGCGACGACTTCGCCGGCATCGTCGTCAGCGATATCCGCCTGCCGGGCATCGATGGCCTGGAGCTGCTCAACCGCCTCAAGGCCCGCGACCGCAGCCTGCCGGTGGTGCTGATCACTGGCCACGGCGACATCGACATGGCAGTCGGCGCCATGCGCAATGGCGCCTACGACTTCATGGAGAAACCGTTCTCCCCGGAGCGCCTGGTCGACGTGGTACGCCGTGCCCTGGAACAACGCGGGCTGTCCCGCGAGGTATTCGCCCTGCGCCGCCAACTGGCCGAGCAAAGCAGCCTGGAAGGCCGCATCATCGGCCGCTCGCCAGCCATGGAGCAGTTGCGCGAACTGATCGCCAACGTCGCCGATACCTCGGCCAACGTGCTGATCGAAGGCGAGACCGGCACCGGCAAGGAGCTGGTCGCCCGCTGCCTGCACGAGTTCAGCCGACGCCAGGGCCAGCCGTTCGTGGCGCTCAACTGCGGCGGCCTGCCGGAGAACCTGTTCGAAAGCGAGATCTTCGGCCACGAGGCCAACGCCTTCACCGGGGCCGGCAAGCGGCGCATCGGCAAGATCGAGCACGCCAACGGCGGCACGCTGTTCCTCGACGAGGTGGAAAGCATGCCGGTCAACCTGCAGATCAAGCTGCTGCGGGTGCTGCAGGAGCGCACCCTGGAACGCCTGGGGTCGAACCAGAGCATCGCGGTGGACTGCCGAGTGATTGCCGCGACCAAGGCCGACCTGGCCAGCCTCGGCCAGAGCGGCCAGTTCAGAAGCGACCTGTACTACCGCCTCAACGTGGTCACCCTGGAGTTACCGCCGCTGCGTGAACGGCGCGAGGACATCCTGCAGTTGTTCGAGCATTTCCTGCAGCAGTCGGCGCTGCGTTTCGACCGCGAGGCGCCGACCCTGGACAGCCAGACCCTGTCGCAGCTGATGGCCCATGACTGGCCGGGCAACGTGCGCGAACTGCGCAACGTTGCCGAACGCCATGCCCTGGGCCTGCCGGCGTTCAAGAAGGGCAGCGGAGCCAGCCAGGGGCTGGGTTTTGCCGAAGCGGTGGAGGCATTCGAGCGCAACCTGCTCAGCGACGCCTTGCAACGCACCGGTGGCAACCTCAGCCAGGCCAGCCAGGAACTGGGCATGGCCAAGACCACGCTGTTCGACAAGGTGAAGAAGTACGGGCTTGGCTAA
- a CDS encoding DEAD/DEAH box helicase: MNLPAQLHPVLDCFHPAVATWFRQRFATVTEAQARAWPLIHAGQSTLLAAPTGSGKTLSAFLAVLDELFRQGLAHNGELPAQTQIVYVSPLKALSNDIRLNLDAPLAGIGQQLEQLGLKPPRITTAVRSGDTPHKERAAMRKLAPHILVTTPESLYVLLGSASGRAGLASVHTVIVDEIHALAGNKRGCHLALSLERLQALAGRPLRRIGLSATQRPVARVAQFLVGHGRPCAIVDIGHVRQRDLALEVPPVPLGAVMASDVWALVYDRLATLAREHRTTLVFVNTRRLAERLTRHLGERLGNDAVAAHHGSLAKEHRLAAEQRLKAGALQVLVATASLELGIDIGEVELVCQIASPGSIAAFLQRVGRSGHQVDGVPKGRLFPTSRDELIECVALLDGVRRGELDELHIPRAPLDVLAQQIVAEVSNQPWSEAALFDLLRQASPYAGLDVAHYQALLRMLAEGYNGRQGVRSAYLHRDAVNASLRGRRGAQLTALTSGGTIPETADYAVLLEPQALNVGSVNEDFAVESIAGDIFQLGNASYRILRVEPGRVRVEDAHGLPPTIPFWLGEAPGRSDELSAAVARLQQRLDQQLQAGDWQQVLAWLQASYALDDACASQLLDYLGRTWQVLGALPSQQTLVMERFFDESGGTQLIIHSPYGSRINRAWGLALRKRFCRTFNFELQAAASEDAIVLSLSTSHSFELDEVWRYLHSRSAEPILVQALLDAPLFGVRWRWNAAVALALPRYVGGRKVAPQIQRMKSEDLVAAVFPDQIACLENIVGERQIPEHPLVEQTLDDCLHQAMDSQGWLALLQRMERGEVRLLSRDLPAPSPLASAILNARPYTFLDDAPLEERRTQAVLNRRWREVHSADDLGALDADAIAAVQAQAWPQVGDADQMHEALMSLGAITQAEVDTNHGWSDWARQLAQAGRACRLDNGAQGLWLARERLQAMRTLYPDTGLEPQVPPLPGFDAPVDHDTALTELLRSRLSGFGPLTLDQISHPLGLASSDCQQALARLEGEGYVLRGHFSPGQAHLQWCERHLLARIHRYTVKRLRQEIEPVSLQDYLRFLCDWQHLAGDTRLRGPQAVGEVLAQLQGFPAAAGAWESDLLPARIKDYSPHWLDDACHSGQWAWSRLAATLSTSTLTSTPLVLLPREHLGLWRSLAPAPDLERLGARAQRVLQALQAQGALFFDELSHEAHLLPSELETALQALVGSGLVGADGFSGLRSLITPAAKRSARNSRRGHPPLSSSMVHAGRWALLRRAGATLDSDQRLEHVARSLLRRYGVMCWRLLERESDVLPAWRELLRCYHRLEARGEVRGGRFIAGLAGEQFALPEALGLLRQVRKRAPDGELVVVSGCDPLNLVGSLLPGTKVPAVAGNRVLYRDGVPVASRVAGRYQFAGQASASEQAHWRQQLLRMGY; the protein is encoded by the coding sequence ATGAACCTCCCCGCCCAGCTCCACCCGGTGCTCGACTGCTTCCACCCCGCCGTCGCCACCTGGTTTCGCCAGCGCTTCGCCACGGTCACCGAGGCCCAGGCCCGCGCCTGGCCGCTGATTCACGCGGGCCAGTCGACACTGCTGGCCGCGCCGACTGGCTCGGGCAAGACCCTCAGCGCCTTCCTCGCCGTGCTCGATGAGCTGTTCCGCCAGGGCCTGGCGCACAACGGCGAACTGCCGGCACAGACCCAGATCGTCTACGTCTCGCCGCTCAAGGCGCTGTCCAACGACATTCGCCTGAACCTCGACGCGCCGCTCGCCGGCATCGGCCAGCAGCTCGAACAGCTTGGCCTGAAGCCCCCGCGCATCACCACCGCCGTGCGCAGCGGCGACACGCCGCACAAGGAACGCGCGGCCATGCGCAAGCTGGCGCCGCACATCCTGGTGACCACGCCCGAATCGCTCTATGTCCTGCTCGGCTCGGCCTCGGGGCGCGCAGGCCTGGCCAGCGTGCACACGGTGATCGTCGACGAGATCCACGCCCTGGCCGGCAACAAGCGCGGCTGTCACCTGGCGCTGTCCCTGGAACGCTTGCAGGCCCTGGCCGGGCGGCCGTTGCGGCGGATCGGCCTGTCCGCCACCCAGCGCCCGGTGGCGCGGGTGGCACAGTTCCTGGTCGGCCACGGGCGGCCCTGCGCCATCGTCGATATCGGCCATGTCCGCCAGCGCGACCTGGCCCTGGAGGTGCCACCAGTGCCGCTGGGCGCGGTGATGGCCAGCGATGTCTGGGCGCTGGTCTACGACCGCCTCGCCACCCTCGCCCGCGAACACCGCACGACCCTGGTGTTCGTCAACACCCGGCGCCTGGCCGAACGCCTGACCCGCCACCTGGGCGAGCGCCTGGGCAACGACGCGGTGGCCGCGCACCACGGCAGCCTGGCCAAGGAACACCGGCTGGCCGCCGAGCAACGGCTCAAGGCTGGCGCGCTGCAGGTGCTGGTAGCCACCGCCTCGCTGGAGCTGGGCATCGATATCGGCGAGGTCGAGCTGGTGTGCCAGATCGCCTCGCCTGGGTCGATCGCCGCCTTCCTGCAACGGGTCGGCCGCTCCGGCCACCAGGTCGACGGCGTGCCCAAGGGGCGGCTGTTCCCCACCTCGCGGGATGAGTTGATCGAATGCGTGGCGCTGCTCGACGGCGTGCGCCGAGGCGAGCTGGATGAGCTGCACATCCCCCGCGCGCCGCTGGATGTGCTGGCCCAGCAGATCGTCGCCGAAGTCAGCAACCAACCCTGGAGCGAGGCCGCGCTGTTCGACCTGCTGCGCCAGGCCAGCCCCTACGCAGGGCTGGACGTGGCCCATTACCAGGCCCTGCTGCGCATGCTCGCCGAGGGCTACAACGGCCGCCAGGGCGTGCGCAGCGCCTACCTGCACCGCGACGCGGTCAATGCCAGCCTGCGCGGGCGCCGGGGCGCCCAGCTGACCGCGCTGACCAGTGGCGGCACCATCCCCGAGACCGCCGACTACGCCGTGCTGCTCGAACCCCAGGCGTTGAATGTCGGCAGCGTCAACGAGGACTTCGCGGTCGAGAGCATCGCCGGCGACATCTTCCAGCTGGGCAACGCCTCGTATCGCATCCTGCGCGTCGAGCCCGGGCGGGTGCGGGTCGAGGACGCCCATGGCTTGCCGCCGACCATTCCGTTCTGGCTCGGCGAGGCGCCGGGGCGCAGCGACGAGCTGTCCGCCGCCGTGGCCCGGCTGCAACAGCGGCTCGACCAGCAACTGCAGGCCGGCGACTGGCAGCAGGTGCTGGCCTGGCTGCAGGCCAGCTATGCCCTGGACGACGCCTGCGCCAGCCAATTGCTCGATTACCTGGGCCGCACCTGGCAGGTGCTCGGCGCCCTGCCCTCGCAACAGACCCTGGTGATGGAGCGGTTTTTCGACGAGTCCGGCGGCACCCAGCTGATCATCCACTCGCCCTACGGCAGCCGCATCAACCGCGCCTGGGGCCTGGCCCTGCGCAAGCGCTTCTGCCGCACCTTCAACTTCGAACTGCAGGCGGCAGCCAGCGAGGACGCCATCGTGCTGTCGCTGTCCACCAGCCACAGCTTCGAACTGGACGAGGTATGGCGCTACCTGCACAGCCGCAGCGCCGAACCGATCCTGGTCCAGGCCCTGCTCGACGCCCCGCTGTTCGGCGTGCGCTGGCGCTGGAACGCGGCAGTGGCCCTGGCCCTGCCGCGCTATGTGGGCGGACGCAAGGTGGCGCCGCAGATCCAGCGCATGAAAAGCGAGGACCTGGTGGCCGCCGTGTTCCCCGACCAGATCGCCTGCCTGGAAAACATCGTCGGCGAACGGCAGATCCCCGAGCACCCGCTGGTCGAGCAAACCCTCGATGACTGCCTGCACCAAGCCATGGACAGCCAAGGCTGGCTGGCGCTGCTGCAGCGCATGGAGCGCGGCGAGGTACGCCTGCTCAGCCGCGACCTGCCGGCGCCCTCGCCACTGGCCTCGGCGATTCTCAACGCCCGCCCCTACACCTTCCTCGACGACGCGCCGCTGGAAGAACGGCGCACCCAGGCGGTGCTCAACCGCCGTTGGCGCGAGGTGCACAGCGCCGACGACCTTGGCGCGCTGGATGCCGATGCCATTGCCGCGGTACAGGCCCAGGCCTGGCCACAGGTGGGCGATGCCGACCAGATGCATGAGGCGCTGATGAGCCTGGGCGCCATCACCCAGGCCGAGGTCGATACCAATCACGGCTGGTCCGACTGGGCTCGACAACTGGCCCAGGCGGGCCGCGCCTGTCGCCTCGACAACGGCGCGCAGGGGCTGTGGCTGGCCCGCGAGCGCCTGCAAGCGATGCGCACCTTGTATCCGGACACCGGCCTGGAGCCGCAGGTGCCGCCACTGCCGGGCTTCGACGCGCCGGTCGATCACGACACGGCGCTGACCGAGCTGCTGCGCTCGCGCCTCAGCGGCTTCGGCCCGCTGACCCTGGACCAGATCAGCCATCCCCTGGGCTTGGCCAGCAGCGACTGCCAACAGGCCCTGGCCCGCCTGGAAGGCGAAGGCTATGTGCTGCGTGGCCACTTCAGCCCCGGCCAGGCCCACCTGCAATGGTGCGAACGGCACCTGCTGGCGCGCATTCATCGCTACACGGTCAAGCGTCTGCGCCAGGAGATAGAACCGGTCAGCCTGCAGGACTACCTGCGCTTTCTGTGCGACTGGCAGCACCTGGCCGGCGACACCCGCCTGCGCGGACCGCAGGCAGTCGGCGAAGTGCTCGCCCAGTTGCAAGGTTTCCCCGCCGCCGCCGGGGCCTGGGAAAGCGACTTGCTGCCGGCGCGGATCAAGGATTACAGCCCGCACTGGCTGGACGATGCCTGCCACAGCGGCCAGTGGGCCTGGAGCCGGCTGGCGGCGACGCTATCGACCAGCACCCTGACCAGCACCCCCCTGGTGCTGCTGCCGCGCGAGCACCTCGGGCTCTGGCGCAGCCTGGCCCCGGCGCCCGACCTCGAGCGACTGGGCGCCCGCGCGCAGCGGGTGCTGCAGGCACTGCAGGCACAGGGCGCGCTGTTCTTCGATGAGCTGAGCCATGAAGCGCACCTGCTGCCCAGCGAGCTGGAAACGGCGCTGCAAGCGCTGGTGGGCTCGGGCCTGGTGGGCGCCGATGGTTTCAGCGGCCTGCGCAGCCTGATCACCCCGGCGGCGAAACGCTCCGCGCGCAACAGCCGACGCGGCCACCCGCCCTTGTCGAGCAGCATGGTCCATGCCGGGCGCTGGGCCTTGCTGCGTCGCGCGGGCGCCACGCTCGACAGCGACCAGCGCCTGGAGCATGTGGCCCGCAGCCTGCTGCGCCGCTACGGGGTGATGTGCTGGCGCTTGCTCGAGCGCGAGAGCGACGTGTTGCCGGCGTGGCGCGAGCTGCTGCGTTGCTATCACCGCCTGGAGGCCCGTGGCGAGGTTCGCGGTGGGCGCTTCATTGCCGGGCTGGCAGGCGAGCAATTCGCCTTGCCGGAGGCGCTTGGGTTGCTGCGCCAGGTACGCAAACGCGCGCCGGACGGGGAACTGGTCGTGGTCAGCGGCTGCGATCCGCTGAACCTGGTGGGCAGCCTGCTGCCGGGGACCAAGGTGCCGGCGGTGGCGGGCAATCGGGTGCTGTACCGGGACGGTGTGCCGGTCGCCAGCCGGGTGGCGGGGCGGTATCAATTTGCCGGGCAAGCCTCGGCGAGCGAGCAGGCGCACTGGCGCCAGCAGTTGTTGCGCATGGGCTATTGA
- a CDS encoding NUDIX hydrolase: protein MSKIIHIAAALLIDAQGRTLLVRKRGTQAFMQPGGKIDAGESPAQALVRELHEELGLRVDPAQAVHLGQFSAPAANEPGFEVNAELFRVDCSAAVVPAAEIEEVTWLAADQASTLNLAPLTRDLILPLWRESLSAPR from the coding sequence ATGTCCAAGATCATCCACATCGCCGCCGCCCTGCTCATCGACGCCCAGGGCCGTACCCTGCTGGTACGCAAGCGCGGCACCCAGGCCTTCATGCAACCGGGCGGCAAGATCGACGCGGGTGAGTCGCCGGCCCAGGCGCTGGTGCGCGAGCTGCACGAGGAGTTGGGCCTGCGTGTCGACCCGGCCCAGGCTGTGCACCTGGGCCAGTTCAGCGCCCCGGCCGCCAACGAGCCGGGCTTCGAGGTTAACGCCGAGCTGTTTCGCGTCGACTGCTCCGCTGCCGTGGTCCCGGCCGCGGAAATCGAGGAAGTGACCTGGCTGGCCGCCGACCAGGCCAGCACCCTGAACCTCGCCCCGCTGACCCGCGACCTGATCCTGCCGTTGTGGCGCGAAAGCCTCAGCGCACCGCGCTGA
- a CDS encoding sensor histidine kinase encodes MKCDPSLLRPAQPAVKSRLIRQLLVPPLVILLMVGLGLAGFLISESNGIRTLSETGERQLELHARTVESEISKYTYLPSLLELEDSVSRLLTDPDAGDRQTVNEYLEGLNRRSRSRAIFVLDTSGRVQATSNWRDADSFLGEDLAFRAYFQVAVRGEPGRFYGIGSTTGEAGYYLAHGLEEHGKIIGVAVIKVRLDTLEERWQRARLEAFVSDENGIIILSSDPTRRLKSVRPLNPQIKERLARSLQYYWWPLNELQPLARETLADGVEKLTFPANSETEHGKPREVAYLAQTRRLADTPWHFTLLTPLQDLRRESMVQGILVGVAFALLAILAIAWNERRKVIATRLAAREALEEANSQLERKITERTADLRASNERLKGQIRERRHAEQTLRHAQDELVQAGKLAAIGQMSTSIAHELNQPLAALRTLSGNTVRFLERGALETASANLRTMNDLIDRMGRITASLRSFARRGDDSGQASLDKAVQASLQVLGNRISACHLQLHAQFDDQQLAIDQTRLEQILVNLIGNALDAMATQPLPQLWLEGEAQGDKYRLRVRDNGHGIDAEARKHLFEPFFTTKPGEHGLGLGLTLSASLAAAAKGTLSVEHPASGGTAFVLALPLVTPPSELAEPL; translated from the coding sequence ATGAAATGCGACCCCTCGCTCCTTCGCCCTGCCCAGCCTGCCGTGAAATCCCGTCTGATCCGCCAACTGCTCGTCCCGCCCCTGGTCATCCTGCTGATGGTCGGGCTGGGCTTGGCCGGCTTCCTGATCAGCGAGAGCAACGGCATCCGCACCCTAAGCGAAACCGGCGAGCGCCAGCTGGAGCTGCACGCGCGCACGGTCGAAAGCGAAATCAGCAAGTACACCTACCTGCCCAGCCTGCTCGAGCTGGAAGACAGCGTCTCGCGCCTGCTCACCGACCCCGACGCCGGTGACCGCCAGACGGTCAACGAATACCTCGAGGGCCTGAACCGGCGCAGCCGCAGCCGGGCGATCTTCGTCCTCGACACCTCCGGCCGGGTCCAGGCCACCAGCAACTGGCGCGATGCCGACTCGTTCCTCGGCGAGGACCTGGCGTTCCGCGCCTACTTCCAGGTTGCCGTGCGCGGCGAGCCAGGGCGTTTCTACGGCATCGGCAGCACCACCGGCGAGGCCGGCTACTACCTCGCCCACGGGCTGGAGGAGCACGGCAAGATCATTGGCGTGGCGGTGATCAAGGTACGCCTGGACACCCTCGAGGAGCGCTGGCAGCGCGCGCGCCTGGAAGCCTTCGTCAGCGACGAGAACGGCATCATCATCCTCTCCAGCGACCCCACCCGGCGGCTGAAGTCGGTGCGCCCGCTCAACCCGCAGATCAAGGAGCGCCTGGCGCGCAGCCTGCAGTACTACTGGTGGCCACTCAACGAACTGCAACCACTGGCCCGGGAAACCCTGGCCGACGGCGTGGAGAAGCTCACCTTCCCGGCCAACAGCGAGACCGAGCACGGCAAGCCGCGCGAAGTGGCCTACCTGGCTCAGACCCGGCGCCTGGCCGACACGCCCTGGCACTTCACCCTGCTCACCCCGCTGCAGGACCTGCGCCGCGAATCGATGGTGCAAGGCATCCTGGTCGGGGTCGCCTTCGCCCTGCTGGCAATCCTGGCCATTGCCTGGAACGAGCGGCGCAAGGTGATCGCCACCCGCCTGGCGGCCCGCGAGGCACTGGAAGAAGCCAACAGCCAGCTGGAACGCAAGATCACCGAGCGCACCGCCGACTTGCGCGCCAGCAACGAACGGCTCAAGGGCCAGATCCGCGAGCGCCGCCACGCCGAACAGACCCTGCGCCACGCCCAGGACGAGCTGGTCCAGGCCGGCAAGCTGGCAGCCATCGGGCAGATGTCCACCAGCATCGCCCACGAGCTCAACCAGCCGCTGGCGGCGCTGCGTACCTTGTCCGGCAACACCGTGCGCTTCCTCGAACGCGGAGCCCTGGAAACCGCCAGCGCCAACCTGCGCACCATGAACGACCTGATCGACCGCATGGGCCGCATCACCGCCAGCCTGCGCTCGTTTGCCCGGCGTGGCGACGACAGCGGCCAGGCCTCGCTGGACAAGGCGGTGCAGGCCTCGCTGCAGGTACTGGGCAATCGCATCAGCGCCTGCCACCTGCAACTGCACGCGCAGTTCGACGACCAGCAACTGGCCATCGACCAGACCCGCCTGGAGCAGATCCTGGTCAACCTGATCGGCAACGCCCTCGATGCCATGGCCACCCAGCCCCTGCCACAACTGTGGCTGGAGGGTGAGGCACAAGGCGACAAATACCGTCTGCGGGTGCGCGACAACGGCCACGGCATCGACGCCGAGGCGCGCAAGCACCTGTTCGAACCCTTCTTCACCACCAAACCGGGCGAGCACGGCCTGGGCCTGGGCCTGACCCTGTCGGCGAGCCTGGCCGCCGCCGCCAAAGGCACCCTGAGCGTCGAACACCCCGCCAGTGGCGGTACTGCGTTCGTCCTGGCCCTGCCCCTGGTCACGCCCCCTAGCGAACTGGCTGAACCCCTATGA
- the metR gene encoding transcriptional regulator MetR, which translates to MLEIRHLKTLHALREADSLVEAAERLHLTQSALSHQFKELEERLGLPLFVRKTKPIRFTSAGLRLLQLADATLPLLRGAERDIARLAGGTAGRLHMAIECHSCFQWLMPTIDQFRDAWPEVELDLASGFAFAPLPALARGDLDLVVTSDPLDLAGITYVPLFTYEAMLAVANQHALASKPYIVPQDLLDQTLITYPVERDRLDIFTRFLEPADIEPAAVRTSELTVMMMQLVASGRGVCGMPHWALHEYSSRGYVKGKRLGEKGLFATLYAAVRTDMLDAPYMRDFLLTAKDTSFATLDGVSAVR; encoded by the coding sequence GTGCTTGAGATCCGCCACCTGAAAACCCTTCATGCCCTGCGCGAGGCCGACAGCCTCGTGGAGGCCGCCGAACGCCTGCACCTGACCCAGTCGGCGCTGTCGCACCAGTTCAAGGAACTGGAAGAGCGCCTGGGCCTGCCGCTGTTCGTGCGCAAGACCAAGCCGATCCGCTTCACCAGCGCCGGCCTGCGCCTGCTGCAACTGGCCGACGCCACCCTGCCGCTGCTGCGCGGCGCCGAGCGCGACATCGCCCGCCTGGCCGGCGGCACCGCCGGGCGCCTGCACATGGCCATCGAGTGCCACAGTTGCTTCCAGTGGTTGATGCCGACCATCGACCAGTTCCGCGACGCCTGGCCAGAGGTGGAACTGGACCTGGCCTCGGGCTTCGCCTTCGCCCCGCTGCCAGCCCTGGCCCGCGGCGACCTCGACCTGGTGGTGACCTCCGATCCGCTGGACCTGGCCGGCATCACCTATGTGCCGCTGTTCACCTACGAGGCCATGCTCGCCGTGGCCAACCAGCATGCGCTGGCCAGCAAGCCGTACATCGTGCCCCAGGACCTGCTCGACCAGACGTTGATCACCTACCCGGTGGAACGCGACCGCCTGGACATCTTCACCCGCTTCCTGGAACCGGCCGACATCGAGCCGGCGGCGGTGCGCACCTCGGAGCTGACGGTGATGATGATGCAACTGGTGGCCAGCGGCCGTGGCGTGTGCGGTATGCCGCACTGGGCGCTGCACGAGTACAGCTCGCGGGGCTACGTGAAGGGCAAGCGCCTGGGCGAGAAAGGCCTGTTCGCCACGCTCTATGCGGCAGTGCGTACCGACATGCTCGATGCGCCGTACATGCGCGACTTCCTGCTGACCGCCAAGGACACCTCGTTCGCCACCCTCGACGGGGTCAGCGCGGTGCGCTGA